Below is a window of Methanocaldococcus jannaschii DSM 2661 DNA.
ATCTCTATAAGTATTTTCCATTAACTTAACCATCTCTGCTGTTTTAGCATCAGTTAAATATATCTTTCCAGTAACAAAAGTTTCATAAATCTCTTTTGCCATTTCAGCAGATTTTTCATCAACTCCTCCAATAACTCTATCATTTTCAACAAGTTCCTTCAATATACTGCCTGGCAAAACTCTCTCTGGGCAGTGAGCAACATAAATTTTCTTATCCTTTGATAATTTTTTATAAATATCATCAGTTGTTCCTGGAGGAATCGTGCTTTCTATTATTATTAAATTCCCATTTTCAAGATATGGTTTTATGCTTTCAATAGCTTTATTTAAATAGGTTAAATCACATTTTTTTTCTCCATCACACTCTATGCAAGGTGTTGGCACACATATAATAAAAACATCTGCTTTTTCAGGTTTTGTTTGCACTTTTAGATTTCCAGAGTTTATAGCCCCTTTAACTAAAGTCATTAAATCTTTTTCTGTAGTTTTAAAGCTCAGTTCTTTAATTTCTTTCACTCTTTTTTCATTTATATCCACACCAATAACATCAAATCCCTGTATTGCTAACATTGAAGCCGTTGGCAAACCAATGTAACCCAAACCAATTACACATATCCTTTTTCCAATGCCATTTTTCTCTACTTTTGTCATTTTATCCCCAAAAATTTCTATTTAGATTGATTATTGACAGTTATTATTAGCAGTTTATATATAATAGGTGAGTTATATATACTCCAAAACTATAAGCAATAAAATACAAAAAGTTTAAGGATTTATAATTTTATGTAAGATATAAAAATATTTTGTGAGGGATTGTCATGGAGAGAATAGCTGTCTTAGCGTATTCTGGAGGATTGGATACAAGCTGTTGCTTAAAATTATTGGAAGATAAGTATGGTTATAAGGTAGTTTCTGTCTGTGTGGATGTTGGACAGCCAGAAGAAGAGATAAAAGAAGTTGAAGAGAAAGCTAAAAAATTAGGAGTTTTAAAGCACTACACAATAGATGCAAAGGAAGAATTCGTTAAAGATTACATATTTAGAGCTATAAAGGCAAATGCAATGTATGAAGGCTATCCCCTATCAACAGCATTAGCGAGACCTTTAATTGCTCATAAGGTTGTTGAAATAGCTGAGGAAGTTGGAGCTGAGGCAGTTGCTCATGGATGCACTGGAAAGGGTAACGACCAGTTCAGATTTGAAACAACTATAAGAATTAAAGCTCCACATTTGAAAATTATTGCACCAATTAGGGACTTAAACCTAACAAGGGCTGAAGAAATTGAGTATGCTAAAGAAAAAGGAATCCCAATCCCAACGGAAAGTAAAAAATACAGTATAGATGAAAACTTATGGGGAAGAAGTATTGAAGGTAGTGAGTTAGAAAACCCTGACTTTGTTCCACCAGAAGAGATATATGCATGGACTAAAAACCCAGTTGAAGATAAAGAGGAAGAGATTGTTGAGATTGAGTTTAAGGAGGGCGTTCCAGTAGCTATAAATGGAGAAAAATTAGAACCAGTTGAGTTAATAAAGAAAGCTAATGAGATTGCTGGAAAGCATGGTGTTGGAAGAATAGATATTATTGAGGATAGAATCATAGGATTAAAATCAAGAGAAAACTATGAATGTCCTGGAGCTGTTTTGTTATTAACTGCTCATAAAGCTTTAGAGCAGTTAGTTTTAACAAGGGATGAGCTTAGATTTAAAGAGATCGTTGATAGTTTATACGGAGAGTTAATTTATAAAGGACTTTGGTTTGATCCATTAAGGGAGGATTTAGATGCTTTTATAGACAAAACTCAAGAGAGAGTTACTGGAACTGTGAAAGTTAAGTTATTTGGAGGAACTGCAAGAGTTGTTGGTAGAGATAGTCCTTACGCTTTATACAGTAAGGAATTAGTTTCATTTGATGAGAAGGAGATTGACCAGAAAGAATTGGCTGGAATGGTTAAGTATCATGGATTACAGGCAATGTTATATGAGATGAGGAAAAAGAGAAAATAATTTCTCTTTAATCTTTTTTATGATTGTCTAAATGTATTAAAGAAGGCATAACACTTTTTTGATAGGCATATTTTGATGTTTTTCTTTCTGAATAACCAACATCTGCTGGAGATAGTAGCTTGCTAAATATTAATTGTCCAATTCTTTGATTTTTATATAGAATAACTGGTTTATCGAAAGCAACAATCTCCAAGGTTATTTTTCCTTTAAATCCAGCGTCAATCCATCCAGCAGTTTGGTGAGAAGTTAAAAAAACCCTTCCTAAACTACTTCTACCTTGATATTGGGCAGATATATCATTTGGAAGCTCTATATACTCATTTGTTGTTCCTAAAACACCACCTTCAACAACATAATCAACATTATATTTTTCTTTAAAATAGTTGATTTTTTCTTCAGTTAAATTGTAGTTTAGAGGACAAACTAAAATAGAGTTTTTTATCTTTATTCTTTTGTAATTTAGCTCTTTTGATAAATCATAAACCTCATCATCGTAGATTATAAATTCATCTCCTAATGTCACATCGTAACTACATGGCCCTACGAAATCTTTGTTAAATGGCTTTATAATAATTCTTTTTGATGTAACATAGTCAATAATATCTTTATCACTAAGAATCATAACCTATCACCAAAAAGTATTTTGTTGGGTTTATATCTACATTTGGTATTAAAAACATTTTTAGCATTAATTTTTAAATTTCTTTGAAAATTATAATTATATATTTAGATATATAGATAAAAATAATAAAAAATAAAAAAAGAAAAATAAAATTATTACAATTACAATTTAAATATTACTTAAGTTACTAATGTATTCCTGTGATTTATTAGCAGTAACATTTATAAAAGCTGCTGATTTATTTCCAGCACTTGCTACTGCACTTTTAGCATTTTTTACGTAGAAGTATGCTGCAATTATAGCAACTAATACAGCTGCTGCAACTAAAACTCCAACTTCCATTGATAACTGCCCTTTCTTTGATAATAATTTCTTTAAGATTTTCATCTTACCCACCTTTTTATTTTCCCTATGTTTTAATCATATGTTTTAGGTCACATTTTATTTATTTTCCATATTTGTTATATATACTTTTTGATTACTTTGCATTACAGAGAATAATAGTAATTTTGATTATATTGAATCATTTAATAATCCTGTATAATGTGAGGATTTATGGGTAATGGTTTATAAATTTATTTGGCTTTTCCCCCAACTTTGCCCCATTTCACAGCCCTAAATTTTTTGCAGATAGTATAAAAAAATATGCTATAGTTATGGCTACTAATGATGCGGAGCTCGCTAATATGATGATTTCCATTGATGATTGCCCTCTCTTAGATAGTAGTTTCTTTTTTATTAGTTTCATAATTGACAACTCCGGATATTATTAATAACTCAAACAAAAATAATATGAAACACTAAATTTTTATACAAGAATAAAGGCTTATTTATAAACCTAATAACAACTTTAAAAATGTCTAATAATTAAACGAACATTGAAAATTAACACTCTATATTTTTTGATAATTGTAAAATTTCATATATATAGTTTTTGAATGCAACCCTGCCTTTATTGGTAATTTTAATTATTGTTTTAACCCTACCCTTTATTACTGATTTCTTAGTCTCTACAAATCCACATTCTTCCAATTTCTTTAAATGATGTTCTAAATTACCATCAGTTAAATTTAACTTTTCTTTTAAATAATTAAATTCGCAATATTCTAAACCATACAATAAGGCCAATATTTTAACCCTAACAACAGAGTTAAATATTTTCATAATTTCACTTATTCTTTACATATTAAAAAACATAAAGCAACTAAAAACTGAACAAAAGCAAAAATTAAAAACTGATATTCATGAAATATAAACATTGGAATTGAAGAGAACATCATCAATAGTCCCAAAAATTTTCTCTTCTTTGATTTAAATAAAATTCCATCAATAACCAATAAAAAACCGAAAATACCTGCAATAGCAACCCCTGAAATTCTTGGATATGTGTATAAAGTAATGACAGATGAAAGAACAACTGCAATCATTCCATATTTAACAATTTTTTCGAAAATTTTATCAAAATAGCATCTGGTTTTTTTATAAAGCTTTTGTTGTCTAACAATTAATATGCTTCCAATAATTAATAACAATGAAACTATGAATAAAATATTAAAATTCCAGTATTTTATAGATATATGAATTAAAACAAAAATCAAAGAACTTAAAAAATATGAAATAAAATAAACCTTATTTTTATAGTCCCCATCTTCTGATTTATAACTTTCTTCAACTAACTCTAAGATTTCTTTTGCATCCATAAAAATCCCCTTATTTTCTCAAATAAATATATACATCATATTTTCTCCCATCTTCGCTTACAGCAGTAGTTTTCTCTCTAATATAATAAACGTCTAAATCCTCATAGTCATCAAAAATCCCTAATTCTTTATCAGTAATATCTAACAATATAATGCCATCAATATAACTTCCCTCTTTTTTCCTTGCTCCATAATATCCAATTGTTTCATCAAAAAACTTCTCATAACCATAAACTCTACCTTCAATCATCTTTGGCACTCTATTTATTAACTCCAATAGTCTCTCTTTTTTCATCAACTCTCCATAGGCAAATACATTATATTTGTTGTTTTTATTTTTATCTAACTCTTCCATTATCTTTAAAATCTCTTCTTTTAGCTTAGGAATATCTTTTTTAACAACTTCCCAAGTTAAACCTAAATCTACCCCAAAATATTTACGGATTAGGATATCCCTCATCTCAGCAAATTCTTTCCATGGAATATGGTTATATTTTTCTCTAAATTCCATAGGTAGGTTTTTAATTGCCTCTCCTATAATTTCAATTCTCCTAATAACTGCATCCTGTAAAAATTTAGATGTAAAGAAATCATCTTCAGTTTTATCTTTAGTGTATTCCTCAATAAGTTCAATGCTTTCTAATATATGGTTAAGATAAATTTTTACATCTTTTCTCATAGCACATCCACCGCTTCATTTAAAATTCTATCTTTTAAAAGTGGATGTATGGAGTTGTAGGTTAATACATCAACCTCTTTTCCTAAAACTTCCTCAAGTTCATACTTTAATCTAACCAAATCTAATAAACTCTTCCCCTCCCCAAATTCAACTAAGATATCTATATCGGATGTTTCTTTCTGTTCATTTCTTGCATAACTACCAAATATTGATGCTCTTTTAACACCATGTTTTAATAGAATTGGGATAATTTTTCTTTTAATTTCGTTGATATTCATAATTATCACTTATTTATTTTTAATCCTCCTCTTACTTTAACAGCCAATCCATAATTAAATTCTCTTAACTCAATACCATTTAAAATCGTTGTTCCATAAGCTAAGAGTTCATCATCTTCATTAACAACCAAAACTTCTTCGTAAGGTCTTAACTCCTCATCACAATCAATAACAAATTTGGCAAATACATTTCTCCCCTCTCTTGCAAATTCCTCCGCCTCTTTATTAACAACAACCCTATATTTTGGGAAAGGAATTTTTTTCCACAACAATTTGGCTCCTTTTTCAGAAGGTATTAAGAGGTTGTCATTACTCCTAACTGAGAATAAAATTTCTCCATTTTCATCCAAAACCTGCCTTAATCTACCAGTAGTTTTGCTTCTAACAACTTTTATTTTATTCATTAGTTCATCGTCAATTATATCAAAACCATACTGATACTGTAACATTTTCCTAATCCTTAAAGCATCGGCATTAATTTTTTTATTTGCAGAGAAGTAATTTATATAATAATTGTAGGTCATTATATCTAATATATTGTCTTCTCCGATTTTTTTCTTTAACCAATCAATAAATTCATCAACAAACCTCTTGTTTATTTCTTTTTCATAATCAAAAAGCTCAGGAATTTCATGTTGAGATAGTGGATAAACGGTATCTATGTAGTATGGAATAAACCCAAAGACTGGGTCTTTAATTAAGATATCGACATCTGTCTCAACTACATTTAAATGCTCATGATATGGCTTTTCTATAGAGCTTGATACAGTTGTAATATAAACTTTTTCATATCTAAGCCTCTTCAATCTCTTCTTATGTCTCAAAACCTCTGGTCTAAACATCGATTCAATTCCAGTATAGAAGAAGGCAGATTTTTTAGTTACTGGGTCGAATTTTTCAATATAGTCTATGTATTTCCTAACAACCCTATAAGCTTCCAAAAGCTTTGGATGACATCTAACTCTCTCCTCAACCAATTCCCATAAACTACCATCTCTTATTGCCTGCTTTATTCTATTTATCTCTTCAAAAGTTACATATAGGTTGTGTTCAGCTAACAATCTTTCTCTCTCTTTTTTATTTAAACTTGCCAATTCTTTTGGTGTATAGCTTGAACAAACAGGACATGAACATGGAAATGCCTTTAAATCTTTAATCTCTTCCAAGTGTAAAGTCCCTCTTTCAGTTAAATATCTGTCATCCTTAGCATATAATGCATAAGCAGCAGAATCAAACAAATCACAGCCCAAAGCAACAGCTAAAGCAAAGAACATTGGATGCCCACAACCAAATAAATGCACTGGCTTGTTTGTTGGTAGATACATCTTTGAGTTTATTATAATTTCAGCAACATCTCTGTATCTGTATTGCTCCATCAATGGAACAACAGCTCCTATTGGATAGATATCAAATCCTAACTTGGCCATCTCTTTGGCAGATTTTTGCCTCAAATCTAAATAAGTAGATCCTTGAACAGTTCCATTTAGTAATAATTTAAATCCTCTCTCTTCCTTTAATTCTATAGATGCTTTAGCTCTCTTTAAAGTTTCTTCTAATTCTTTCTCAGCTCTTTCTCTATCAACATCTGGTGGTGTTGGGATGTCTAATATTGTTCCAACATCCACTCCGATTCTTTCTTGGAATTCTATAATTTCCAATGGTTCAACTTCAACATCTCCATAAACTCCTAACTGAAAAGAACCACTATCTGTAACAATTACTTTATCAAAGCCAATTAATTTGTGAATCCCTTTTTCTTCAGCAATTTCTCTTAAATGTTTTGTTTTATAGGTTATGTATGAGTTGTGATGATAACATCTGCCAATTTATTTATTAAATCCATCGATACAATCTGTTTTTTTGGATTTGGGTGGATAACAGGCATTATTGTTGGTGTCTCAATCTTCTTTCCATTTATGTTTAAGATCCCTATTCTTCCCATTGCATCTCTGTGTTTTATCTCAAAAGTCATCATGTTATCCTCCTAACGAATTTTTAAATTTTAATTAAAAAAGTAATATGCTTTTACAAAGAAATAATTTTTTATTCATCTATTCTTTGAGTTCTTCTAACTGTGAAGGCAAACAATGCTGGTAAAATAGCCCCTCCTAAGATTGCCTCTGTTAAAGCAACGTCTGGAGCTAACAATGCATAGTATAAATAAGCCATACACAACCCAGCAAAACCAGATAATATAATGCACTTAATTAAATCTCTTTGTAAGAGGGAGGCTAAACTTGATAACAACGTCATTATTATAACTATGTAGTGTATAATTTCCATTTAACTCACCTTACATAATTTTGTTTATAACTAATAATTTTATCTCACAACCAATATAAAAAATTCTACACTTAAATGGAACTTTCGCATTATATATTAAATAAGGTATTTGGATGCCTAAAGGCATCAATATTCAATAAATAAATTTATCTCTGCGAAAGTCCATAATAAAAGAAGAGGGATTTTTATGGATTACTATGTTACACTATCCCCGGGGCTTGAAAAAATCTCCAAAAATGAGATTGAATCTTTTGGTGGAAAAATTAAAGAGATTAGAGAAAATAAAGGAAGAATATTTTTTAGTGGTGATTTAAAACTAATTCCTAAGATTAACTACCTCTCAAGAACTATAGAAAGGATGAATATCTTACTACATAGGGAAGAGATTCCAAACATAGCCTTAGATGATATTTATAAGAGAGTTTATAATATTGATTGGACTGAATGGATAAAAGAAAATCAATCTTTTGCTATTCGCCCATTAAGGGCTGGAGAACATAATTTTACATCAATAGACATTGGAAGAGTTGCTGGTGAAGCAGTAATAAAATCATATCAGAGAGATAAAAACATTAGGCTTAAAGTTAATTTAGATGAACCAGATGTAATTGTTAGGGTTGAAGTTATATTTGATGAGCTAATTGTTGGAATTGATACCACAGGGGATATTGCATTAGATAAGAGAGGATATAGAGTTTTTAATCACCCAGCACATTTAAATGCCACTATTGCCTCGTCATTAGTTTATTTAAGTGATTGGAAAGATGATGAGATGTTATTAGACCCAATGTGTGGAAGTGGGACTATTCCAATAGAGGGAGCTTTGATGAAGAGGAATATCCCACCAGGAAAGTTTAGAGAGAATAAATATGGTTTTAAGTTTATTGATATTTTTGGCTATGAGTTATTAGATAAAATAAAAAAAGAGATTGTTGAAAATAAAAACATCTACAAAATAATTGGTTTAGATAAAAATCAAAAATACTTGGATGGAGCTAAAGATAATGCCAAAAATGCTGAGGTTTTGGATACTATAGAATTTATCTGTGGTGATGCTACAAAATTGCATGAAAAATTTAATGAAAGTGATGTTATTATAGCAAATCCACCTTATGGCATAAGGATAGGTAGCAAAAGATCAGTTAAAAAGCTATACGATGAATTTTTATCCTCTGCAAAGGAAATTATGCACGGCTCTTCAAGGCTGATAGTTATAACTGCTGAAGATAAGATGTTTAAAGATGCTATAGCAAAAAATAACTTTGAGGTTAAGGAGGAGTTCAATGTCATGTTTGGTGGTTTGATGACAAGGGTGTTTTATTTAACTTTATAATAATCTCTTTATAGCATTCCAAACCAAATAACTTTGGGGTTTCAATGTTCCTTTTTGTGGATTTAAGAATAAAATATTTTTCTTAACTAAAAATTCTCTAATATTCTTAGGTATTTTTATATCTTCAATTTCATAACTATCTTTAAATATCTCTAATGCATCAGCTATTTTGTTATAAGACTCTTCGTCCTTCTCCTTAATGTCCTCTAAGAAGTATTTTAGTTTTTGCATTTCATCCCTAAGCATTTCATCTAAAGTTTCTTTTAAACCTTTAATTTTCAATTTTTTAATTACTTTTATTATCAAAATTGGCTTTCCCCCTACATAG
It encodes the following:
- a CDS encoding nucleotide sugar dehydrogenase, whose protein sequence is MTKVEKNGIGKRICVIGLGYIGLPTASMLAIQGFDVIGVDINEKRVKEIKELSFKTTEKDLMTLVKGAINSGNLKVQTKPEKADVFIICVPTPCIECDGEKKCDLTYLNKAIESIKPYLENGNLIIIESTIPPGTTDDIYKKLSKDKKIYVAHCPERVLPGSILKELVENDRVIGGVDEKSAEMAKEIYETFVTGKIYLTDAKTAEMVKLMENTYRDVNIALANEFAKIAEEIGINVWEAIELANKHPRVNILKPGPGVGGHCISIDPWFIVEKSKNAKLIRTARELNDSMPLFVVEKIKKIIKKDIGKVAIFGVTYKGNVDDTRESPAEKVVSKLIDEGFEVKCYDKYARDFIYPLNSLDEAVEGADIIVILAEHDEYKNFDKEDIKNIASKVKNKIILDTKNILNRELWEKEGFKVYVLGDGKNA
- a CDS encoding argininosuccinate synthase; translation: MERIAVLAYSGGLDTSCCLKLLEDKYGYKVVSVCVDVGQPEEEIKEVEEKAKKLGVLKHYTIDAKEEFVKDYIFRAIKANAMYEGYPLSTALARPLIAHKVVEIAEEVGAEAVAHGCTGKGNDQFRFETTIRIKAPHLKIIAPIRDLNLTRAEEIEYAKEKGIPIPTESKKYSIDENLWGRSIEGSELENPDFVPPEEIYAWTKNPVEDKEEEIVEIEFKEGVPVAINGEKLEPVELIKKANEIAGKHGVGRIDIIEDRIIGLKSRENYECPGAVLLLTAHKALEQLVLTRDELRFKEIVDSLYGELIYKGLWFDPLREDLDAFIDKTQERVTGTVKVKLFGGTARVVGRDSPYALYSKELVSFDEKEIDQKELAGMVKYHGLQAMLYEMRKKRK
- the dcd gene encoding dCTP deaminase; amino-acid sequence: MILSDKDIIDYVTSKRIIIKPFNKDFVGPCSYDVTLGDEFIIYDDEVYDLSKELNYKRIKIKNSILVCPLNYNLTEEKINYFKEKYNVDYVVEGGVLGTTNEYIELPNDISAQYQGRSSLGRVFLTSHQTAGWIDAGFKGKITLEIVAFDKPVILYKNQRIGQLIFSKLLSPADVGYSERKTSKYAYQKSVMPSLIHLDNHKKD
- a CDS encoding class III signal peptide-containing protein, whose product is MKILKKLLSKKGQLSMEVGVLVAAAVLVAIIAAYFYVKNAKSAVASAGNKSAAFINVTANKSQEYISNLSNI
- a CDS encoding transcriptional regulator; protein product: MKIFNSVVRVKILALLYGLEYCEFNYLKEKLNLTDGNLEHHLKKLEECGFVETKKSVIKGRVKTIIKITNKGRVAFKNYIYEILQLSKNIEC
- a CDS encoding gamma-glutamylcyclotransferase family protein, with amino-acid sequence MEELDKNKNNKYNVFAYGELMKKERLLELINRVPKMIEGRVYGYEKFFDETIGYYGARKKEGSYIDGIILLDITDKELGIFDDYEDLDVYYIREKTTAVSEDGRKYDVYIYLRK
- a CDS encoding nucleotidyltransferase family protein; the encoded protein is MNINEIKRKIIPILLKHGVKRASIFGSYARNEQKETSDIDILVEFGEGKSLLDLVRLKYELEEVLGKEVDVLTYNSIHPLLKDRILNEAVDVL
- a CDS encoding DUF4040 domain-containing protein; protein product: MEIIHYIVIIMTLLSSLASLLQRDLIKCIILSGFAGLCMAYLYYALLAPDVALTEAILGGAILPALFAFTVRRTQRIDE
- the trm14 gene encoding tRNA (guanine(6)-N2)-methyltransferase, which encodes MDYYVTLSPGLEKISKNEIESFGGKIKEIRENKGRIFFSGDLKLIPKINYLSRTIERMNILLHREEIPNIALDDIYKRVYNIDWTEWIKENQSFAIRPLRAGEHNFTSIDIGRVAGEAVIKSYQRDKNIRLKVNLDEPDVIVRVEVIFDELIVGIDTTGDIALDKRGYRVFNHPAHLNATIASSLVYLSDWKDDEMLLDPMCGSGTIPIEGALMKRNIPPGKFRENKYGFKFIDIFGYELLDKIKKEIVENKNIYKIIGLDKNQKYLDGAKDNAKNAEVLDTIEFICGDATKLHEKFNESDVIIANPPYGIRIGSKRSVKKLYDEFLSSAKEIMHGSSRLIVITAEDKMFKDAIAKNNFEVKEEFNVMFGGLMTRVFYLTL